Below is a window of Paenibacillus bovis DNA.
TTCTATCACTGCAATATCCCTCCTTCAAAACGTCGCTTCGGTGAAACTGTCGCTAAAACTTTATTCAATAGACATGCAGTAGTCCCCGGCAAGCATAAATGCATCTCCGGGAATATGACCACATTGAAGAGACATGCTTCGATTATACGCGACGACGTTTTGGTGGACGGCATCCGTTATGCGGGATTGGAGTTACATCCTTGATCAGGTTAACTTCCAGACCAGCTGCTTGCAGGGAACGAATTGCTGCTTCACGTCCAGCACCTGGACCTTTAACCATAACTTCAACAGCTTTCATGCCGTGTTCCATAGCTGCTTTAGCTGCTGTTTCAGCTGCCAGTTGTGCTGCGAATGGAGTGGACTTACGGGAACCTCTAAATCCAAGACCGCCGGAGCTAGCCCAGGAAATGGCATTACCATGAGGATCCGTAATAGTAACGATCGTATTGTTAAACGTGGAACGAATGTGTGCCACGCCAGATTCGATATTTTTACGGTCGCGACGCTTAGTACGTACGACTTTTT
It encodes the following:
- the rpsK gene encoding 30S ribosomal protein S11, whose product is MAKAKKVVRTKRRDRKNIESGVAHIRSTFNNTIVTITDPHGNAISWASSGGLGFRGSRKSTPFAAQLAAETAAKAAMEHGMKAVEVMVKGPGAGREAAIRSLQAAGLEVNLIKDVTPIPHNGCRPPKRRRV